The following are encoded together in the Mastacembelus armatus chromosome 6, fMasArm1.2, whole genome shotgun sequence genome:
- the magi2b gene encoding membrane-associated guanylate kinase, WW and PDZ domain-containing protein 2 isoform X5: protein MPCVECVQVCMCIQAFERTTLCVSMFSAESSEHEDKSTDASGEVAVELSIQAPASSEPPTEGEEAPKSPSKSPTKIPDADEEELGPLPDNWEMAYTEKGEVYFIDHNTKTTSWLDPRLAKKAKPPEECREDELPYGWEKIDDPIYGSYYVDHINRRTQFENPVLEAKRRLEQQRQMQSQGLSALPLPTIYREKPMFTRDPTQLKGTFLSTALQKSNMGFGFTIIGGDEPDEFLQVKSVIPDGPAAQDGKMDTGDVIVYINDICVLGTTHADVVKLFQSVPIGQSVTLVLCRGYPLPFDPEDPSGAASTSLTPIGLEHRPLVVNGRGSYDPYLEYLSLSSQLPPQALAQSGASHPGDTHLDGSSLPPTTPGSASALTPHDDNVSMASSGAAGVAGATSQGAELLTVTMVKGAEGFGFTIADSPTGQRVKQVLEPGSQGASGLIEGDLILEVNQQPVAAAGHGRVVEMLKECPVGAEATLLIQRAGAGHISPWKTSKQLTDQWDPHGSPQANLTGPVLPPGTPFPNQPQHRTSVPDSNEGFDLNKPDPYDLYEKSRAIYESRRPEYEEVEVHLLREKTGFGFRILGGDEAVQAVSPDARDKIVIGAIIENTPAERDGRLRPGDELISVDKNVVAGKPHKYVIDLMHAAARNGQVSLTVRRRVQMPGDLCPVNGRSPGSVSTQHSSPRSDAALASGPSTVTVPTATSPPEGSALQTSDVVIHRKENEGFGFVIISSLNRPENATVITVPHKIGRIIEGSPADRCGKLKVGDRILAVNGQSIISMPHADIVKLIKDAGLTVTLHIIPEEGSQSGPSSEKQSPMTQKHSPQTQPSPVAQSSQGVGQPGQTVSQPGQTGSQTGQAPVQPSQTPAQPNQTATGPPAPAASQPAPAGTQQSPVTQHSGPPPQLYLHDGRSEVKARQDVKPDFRHPPFTDYRQPPVDYRHPPVTDYRQPPTLDYRHPPGLLDFRQHPAAAQFPLGIPADFRPQDFDYFTVELEKSAKGFGFSIRGGREYKMDLFVLRLAEDGPAIRNGRMRVGDQIIEINGDSTRDMTHARAIELIKAGGRRVRLLLKRGTGQVPEYDCAGPWDSLSTAHSALQEVTLEPHPNPLLSSHPVSAPDSPHQLPLEATVCMVDKAPQPTDHGSIRGATGGRPTQQKCIIRVQGTPQGSVEVDCGPGDRQPRVLPPKSVLSRPMERREWQREACSPCCERKGLHTQALSTVWPWDPYMSVNLNGASLASGDGHVSLQERLVSRGLFPRDDEKASGHSGLCCSSKSIEDPSARSAAASPGPWNIPGNIPGTLRSWTSTVSR from the exons ATGCCGTGTGTCGAGTGCGTCCAGGTCTGTATGTGTATACAAGCGTTTGAGAGaacaactctgtgtgtgtctatgttcTCCGCAGAGTCCAGTGAACACGAGGACAAGAGCACAGATGCCTCTGGGGAGGTTGCTGTTGAGCTGTCCATTCAGGCTCCAGCTTCCAGTGAGCCTCCTACCGAAGGAGAGGAGGCCCCAAAGTCCCCATCCAAATCCCCCACCAAAATCCCAGATGCAGATGAGGAAGAGCTGGGTCCTCTGCCTGACAACTGGGAGATGGCCTACACTGAGAAAGGGGAGGTCTACTTCATAGa tcaCAACACCAAAACTACATCATGGCTGGATCCTCGGCTTGCAAAGAAAGCAAAGCCGCCAGAAGAATGCAGGGAAGACG aGCTGCCCTATGGCTGGGAGAAGATAGATGACCCCATCTATGGCAGCTACTACGTAGA TCACATCAACCGAAGGACTCAGTTCGAGAACCCAGTCCTGGAAGCCAAGAGACGCCTGGAGCAGCAGCGGCAGATGCAGAGCCAGGGACTTTCTGCACTACCACTGCCCACTATATACAGAG AGAAACCAATGTTTACAAGGGACCCAACCCAGCTGAAGGGCACCTTCCTGTCCACAGCCCTGCAGAAGAGCAACATGGGTTTTGGCTTCACAATCATAGGAGGTGATGAGCCTGACGAGTTTCTGCAAGTGAAGAGTGTGATACCAGACGGACCGGCTGCTCAGGACGGAAAGATGGACACAG GTGACGTTATCGTCTACATTAACGACATCTGCGTTCTGGGTACCACACATGCCGATGTCGTCAAGCTGTTTCAGTCTGTCCCGATTGGCCAGAGTGTGACCCTCGTGCTTTGTCGAGGCTATCCACTGCCTTTTGACCCTGAGGACCCAAGTGGAGCAGCGAGTACTTCCCTGACACCCATTGGCCTGGAGCACCGCCCCCTGGTGGTTAACGGTCGCGGCAGCTACGACCCCTACTTGGAGTACCTGTCGTTGAGCTCCCAGCTGCCTCCTCAGGCTTTGGCCCAGTCTGGAGCATCTCACCCTGGGGACACACATCTAGATGGCTCGTCCTTGCCGCCCACCACACCTGGCTCAGCCTCGGCACTCACACCTCACGACGACAACGTGTCCATGGCGTCTTCGGGGGCTGCAGGGGTTGCCGGGGCAACATCACAAGGGGCAGAGCTGCTGACAGTTACTATGGTGAAAGGGGCGGAGGGATTTGGTTTCACTATCGCAGACAGTCCCACTGGTCAGCGCGTTAAACAG GTGCTGGAGCCGGGCTCACAGGGAGCATCTGGGCTTATAGAGGGAGACCTGATCCTGGAGGTGAACCAGCAGcctgtggctgcagctggacATGGACGAGTGGTGGAGATGCTTAAAGAGTGTCCCGTGGGAGCTGAGGCAACACTCCTCATACAGAGAGCAGGAGcag gCCACATCTCGCCATGGAAGACCTCCAAACAG CTGACTGATCAATGGGATCCGCATGGCAGCCCCCAGGCAAACCTGACTGGGCCGGTCCTGCCTCCTGGCACACCCTTCCCAAACCAGCCACAGCACCGTACTTCAGTGCCTGACTCAAATGAAGGCTTCGACCTTAACAAGCCCGACCCTTATGACCTTTACGAGAAGTCAAGGGCAATCTACGAGAGCCGGC GTCCAGAGTATGAAGAGGTAGAGGTGCACCTGCTGAGGGAGAAGACCGGGTTCGGTTTCCGCATCCTGGGGGGAGACGAGGCCGTGCAGGCTGTGAGTCCGGACGCCCGTGACAAG ATTGTTATCGGAGCTATAATAGAGAACACTCCTGCTGAGCGTGATGGGCGACTTCGGCCTGGGGACGAGTTAATTTCTGTGGATAAAAATGTGGTTGCTGGGAAACCGCACAAATACGTAATAGACTTGATGCATGCAGCCGCTCGCAACGGTCAAGTCAGCTTGACTGTGAGAAGGAGAGTGCAAATGCCTG GTGACCTGTGTCCTGTGAACGGTCGCAGCCCGGGCTCCGTGTCGACACAGCACAGCTCTCCACGCAGCGATGCAGCCTTGGCTTCGGGCCCTTCGACGGTCACTGTCCCCACTGCCACCTCTCCTCCAGAGGGATCTGCCCTGCAAACCAGTGATGTTGTTATTCACCGGAAGGAAAACGAGGGCTTCGGCTTCGTCATCATCAGCTCCCTGAACAGACCGGAGAACGCCACTGTCATCA CTGTGCCCCATAAAATAGGACGCATCATCGAGGGCAGCCCAGCAGACAGATGTGGGAAGCTGAAGGTGGGCGACCGGATCCTGGCTGTGAATGGACAGTCCATCATCAGTATGCCGCACGCAGATATTGTCAAGCTCATCAAAGACGCTGGGCTAACAGTCACACTGCACATCATACCGGAGGAGG GTTCCCAGTCTGGGCCCAGCTCAGAGAAGCAGAGTCCCATGACCCAGAAACACAGCCCACAGACCCAGCCCAGCCCTGTAGCCCAGTCAAGCCAAGGAGTCGGCCAGCCTGGCCAAACGGTTTCACAGCCAGGCCAGACTGGCAGTCAGACAGGTCAGGCACCTGTCCAACCCAGCCAGACACCAGCTCAGCCAAACCAAACAGCAACTGGCCCTCCTGCACCAGCAGCCTCCCAGCCTGCACCAGCTGGAACCCAGCAGAGCCCGGTCACCCAGCACTCTGGCCCCCCTCCACAACTCTACCTCCACGACGGCAG GTCAGAGGTAAAAGCAAGACAGGATGTCAAACCTGACTTCCGCCATCCTCCATTCACTGATTACAGGCAGCCTCCAGTAGACTACCGTCACCCACCAGTTACTGATTATCGACAGCCTCCAACACTGGACTACAGACACCCACCTGGTTTGCTGGACTTCAGACAGCACCCTGCAGCTGCGCAGTTTCCACTGGGGATCCCTGCAGACTTCAGACCACAG GACTTTGATTACTTCACAGTGGAGTTGGAGAAAAGTGCAAAGGGTTTCGGCTTCAGTATCCGTGGGGGCAGGGAGTACAAGATGGACCTATTTGTGTTGCGCCTTGCTGAGGATGGGCCTGCCATCCGAAATGGGAGGATGAGG GTAGGGGATCAGATCATAGAGATTAATGGGGACAGCACCCGGGACATGACTCACGCCCGCGCCATTGAGCTCATCAAAGCGGGAGGCAGACGTGTCAGGCTGCTGCTAAAGAGAGGCACCGGACAGGTGCCAGAATATG ACTGTGCCGGCCCCTGGGATTCCCTTTCTACAGCCCACTCTGCCCTGCAGGAAGTGACCCTCGAACCCCACCCGAATCCATTGCTTTCATCCCACCCAGTCTCAGCCCCAGACTCCCCTCATCAGCTCCCTCTAGAGGCCACAGTGTGCATGGTAGACAAAGCTCCACAGCCGACAGACCACGGCTCCATTAGAGGGGCTACAGGTGGCAGGCCCACCCAACAGAAGTGCATCATCAGGGTGCAGGGAACCCCTCAGGGGTCTGTAGAGGTGGACTGTGGACCAGGCGACAGACAGCCTCGTGTGTTGCCTCCTAAATCTGTCCTGAGTAGACCTATGGAAAGAAGAGAGTGGCAGAGGGAGGCTTGCTCCCCCTGCTGTGAAAGAAAAGGCCTGCACACACAGGCATTAAGCACTGTCTGGCCCTGGGACCCCTACATGAGTGTGAATTTGAATGGAGCCTCTCTGGCCAGTGGAGATGGACACGTCAGCCTCCAGGAGAGGCTGGTGTCCAGAGGTCTGTTCCCCAGAGATGATGAGAAGGCCAGTGGCCACAGTGGTCTCTGCTGTTCCTCTAAAAGCATTGAAGATCCTTCTGCAAGGAGTGCAGCTGCCTCCCCTGGGCCCTGGAACATCCCTGGGAACATCCCTGGTACCCTGAGGTCCTGGACATCCACAGTAAGCAGGTAG